A DNA window from Actinokineospora baliensis contains the following coding sequences:
- a CDS encoding lasso peptide biosynthesis B2 protein: MAHPPLGRRVGTWSTAGALLVALLVRAVVKAIPLNRVHAITTWLVNQSDRPATDRQVIRVLDALDAAGRWMPVRLACLERSLSGVLILALCGRTVVWRTGVRTPPIAVHAWLVDTSGNPLGEPDSTFTYQTLMTISHRSVT, encoded by the coding sequence ATGGCGCATCCTCCGCTTGGCCGTCGCGTTGGCACCTGGTCAACAGCGGGCGCGCTACTCGTCGCCCTGCTCGTGCGAGCTGTTGTGAAAGCGATTCCGCTCAACCGGGTCCACGCAATCACGACCTGGCTGGTCAACCAGTCTGACCGACCAGCGACCGACCGTCAGGTGATCAGAGTCCTCGATGCGCTCGATGCGGCAGGCCGATGGATGCCAGTCCGCTTGGCGTGTCTGGAACGCTCCTTGTCGGGGGTCCTGATACTCGCCCTCTGCGGAAGAACCGTGGTGTGGCGCACAGGCGTCCGGACACCCCCGATTGCAGTACATGCCTGGCTTGTTGATACTTCCGGGAACCCCCTTGGCGAGCCAGATTCTACCTTCACCTATCAAACGTTGATGACCATTTCGCACCGGAGCGTGACGTGA
- a CDS encoding PqqD family protein: MHFYPEPWVQATTLDSGELILIESRSGTMYQGNSTAGRMWQALVELNGDETAVSREVAAMFGIDADRARRDLLTWLDELVDLGIVRAE, from the coding sequence GTGCACTTTTACCCTGAGCCGTGGGTTCAGGCGACCACCCTCGACTCCGGCGAGCTCATCCTCATCGAATCCCGATCCGGGACCATGTACCAGGGCAACTCGACCGCAGGAAGAATGTGGCAAGCCTTGGTGGAGCTGAACGGCGACGAGACCGCGGTGAGCCGTGAAGTAGCCGCGATGTTTGGTATCGACGCAGATCGAGCGCGCCGAGACCTGCTCACCTGGCTGGACGAACTTGTCGACCTCGGCATAGTGAGGGCAGAGTAG
- a CDS encoding HAD family hydrolase: MALIRAVFFDVGETIIDETREYGTWADWLGVPRHTFSAVFGAVIAQGGDYRDTFQVFRPGFDLAIEREKRAAEGIPEGFEDTNVYPDARACLEELKAAGLLVGLAGNQTARAERILRSLDFAVDVIGTSDGWGVEKPESDFFDRVVEEAGCAKESILYVGDRIDNDVRPAQQAGLRTALIQRGPWGYILRDPAVEEQCLFRLANLAELPNLVRLHNEPFS; encoded by the coding sequence ATGGCACTGATTCGAGCGGTCTTTTTCGACGTGGGTGAGACAATCATCGACGAGACGCGGGAGTACGGGACTTGGGCGGACTGGCTGGGTGTGCCGCGTCACACGTTCTCGGCGGTGTTCGGGGCGGTGATTGCCCAAGGAGGGGACTACAGGGATACGTTCCAAGTCTTCCGACCCGGGTTCGACCTCGCGATTGAACGTGAGAAGCGTGCAGCGGAGGGTATCCCCGAAGGGTTTGAGGACACGAACGTCTATCCGGATGCGCGGGCGTGCTTGGAGGAGTTGAAGGCTGCGGGCTTACTGGTCGGGCTAGCGGGCAACCAGACAGCGCGGGCTGAGCGCATCCTTCGCAGCCTGGACTTCGCGGTGGACGTGATTGGCACCTCGGACGGATGGGGAGTCGAGAAGCCCGAGTCAGACTTCTTCGACCGGGTTGTCGAAGAGGCAGGCTGCGCCAAGGAGTCGATCTTGTATGTCGGGGACAGAATCGACAACGACGTGCGTCCCGCCCAGCAAGCCGGGTTGCGGACGGCGCTGATACAGCGCGGTCCGTGGGGGTACATCCTGCGGGACCCCGCGGTCGAGGAACAGTGCCTATTCCGCCTTGCCAACCTGGCGGAGCTGCCGAACCTCGTCCGGCTGCACAACGAACCGTTCAGCTAG
- a CDS encoding methyltransferase domain-containing protein, with product MTKPVAAAAAAVEQDRWTRTDDGSLLPQTTTDLTIYAMLELLDLKPGMRVLEIGTGSGYSGALVSRIVGAAGHVTSLDIDPDLVARAGLLHQEAGHTNVAVHATDGFAGWPADAPYDRVVAWVTPHVIPQSWVEQARPGALMVTPVKIADLAGTNAVVRCVIDDGVHQVGLHEGSFIEMAPEVITNFALPIRFVDAVRGNGDGPPWWLSATTLHDAPELSAETLLAQLATAEPKDNFLSTDEDWRSFAAYVLASTDTAGSAGGPLGWGVGLATEDQAAFSLSNRKLLAVSSGSADRLTALRDRWREEGEPGLSDVDVAVAETPEGWTVRPRLRTAE from the coding sequence GTGACCAAGCCAGTCGCAGCGGCAGCCGCCGCTGTCGAGCAGGACAGGTGGACCAGGACCGACGACGGGTCCTTGCTGCCACAGACGACCACCGACTTGACCATCTACGCCATGCTGGAACTGCTCGACCTGAAACCCGGTATGCGTGTCCTGGAGATCGGCACCGGGTCGGGCTACTCGGGCGCCCTCGTGTCGAGAATCGTGGGCGCCGCAGGACACGTCACCTCACTGGACATCGACCCGGACCTGGTCGCACGCGCCGGACTGCTGCACCAGGAGGCCGGACACACGAACGTCGCAGTCCACGCCACCGACGGTTTCGCAGGCTGGCCCGCGGACGCGCCCTACGATCGGGTCGTCGCTTGGGTCACACCGCATGTCATTCCGCAGTCGTGGGTCGAGCAGGCCCGGCCTGGGGCACTGATGGTCACCCCCGTCAAGATCGCCGACCTGGCTGGAACCAACGCGGTAGTCCGTTGCGTCATCGACGACGGAGTGCACCAAGTCGGACTGCACGAGGGCAGCTTCATCGAGATGGCACCGGAGGTGATCACGAACTTCGCTCTCCCCATCCGCTTCGTAGATGCCGTTCGCGGGAACGGCGACGGGCCGCCCTGGTGGTTGAGTGCCACCACCCTCCACGACGCGCCTGAGCTCTCGGCGGAGACACTGCTCGCGCAACTCGCCACGGCCGAACCAAAGGACAACTTCCTCTCAACGGATGAAGACTGGCGCTCGTTCGCCGCCTACGTTCTGGCCTCAACCGACACCGCGGGCAGCGCTGGAGGACCGCTCGGATGGGGCGTGGGCCTTGCAACGGAGGACCAGGCTGCGTTCAGCCTGAGTAACCGCAAGCTGCTCGCCGTGAGTTCCGGCAGTGCCGATCGCCTGACCGCCCTCCGGGATCGGTGGCGTGAGGAAGGGGAGCCCGGCCTGTCCGACGTGGACGTTGCGGTGGCCGAGACGCCGGAAGGCTGGACAGTGCGCCCTCGTCTCCGGACTGCCGAATAG
- a CDS encoding helix-turn-helix domain-containing protein has protein sequence MSGARHRQPNRRLSWERLERGWSYEEAADQIKASMWMHGDVDTGLLPNTVRRWETGDRSPDPRYRKHLVLVFGKTASELGLLTPEELEMRPDDGYPADVARRLLTMANPAQADIEVNRALFLRGIVGAGLAPLASTLGVSAGAVEALGHAITRSMGPDGPAVAAYAEICVRQRELYWSTPAHLLLESALSHTQLGVQLLRGAGVGDLRRELARSVAESALLTARIAFFDLQQEAVAQRCFEVAREATQQADDHALAVAVYGHMSFVPGFNGDRAGAETCLAAAQAHARYASGPALRSWMHCVASEITARTGDPSASLGHVRQAEDSLTTSGADPEWLDFYDSSRLAGFTGYSLLVAGRPTEAAGRLAEALDELAASNTKQQAVLLFDLASAHAPQDAERAADYADRAFTALERDWYATAANRVPAVSRQLAGSPYETVVRERARALPGARPS, from the coding sequence ATGAGCGGAGCTCGGCATCGCCAGCCAAATCGACGGCTGAGCTGGGAACGGCTCGAACGAGGATGGAGCTACGAGGAGGCGGCCGACCAGATCAAGGCAAGCATGTGGATGCACGGCGACGTCGACACCGGCTTGCTCCCCAACACCGTCCGGCGGTGGGAAACCGGTGATAGGTCGCCGGACCCGCGGTACCGCAAGCATTTGGTTCTAGTCTTCGGGAAAACTGCCTCGGAACTCGGGTTACTCACCCCGGAAGAACTAGAGATGCGGCCCGATGACGGATACCCTGCCGACGTCGCAAGGAGATTGCTAACGATGGCCAATCCAGCCCAAGCGGATATCGAAGTGAATCGTGCACTCTTTCTTCGTGGGATCGTCGGGGCTGGGCTGGCTCCCCTCGCGTCGACACTCGGCGTTTCGGCTGGCGCCGTTGAAGCCTTAGGGCACGCGATCACGAGGTCTATGGGACCCGATGGCCCGGCCGTCGCGGCATATGCCGAGATCTGCGTTCGGCAACGTGAGCTGTACTGGTCCACGCCCGCGCACTTGCTGTTGGAGTCTGCGCTGTCGCACACGCAGCTCGGCGTGCAACTTCTGCGCGGTGCTGGAGTAGGCGACCTTCGACGCGAGCTAGCCCGTTCCGTAGCCGAGTCAGCCTTGCTCACGGCACGTATCGCCTTCTTCGACCTCCAGCAGGAGGCTGTTGCGCAGCGGTGCTTCGAGGTCGCTCGTGAAGCCACCCAGCAGGCCGACGATCACGCTCTGGCTGTTGCCGTGTACGGACACATGAGCTTCGTGCCCGGCTTCAACGGCGATCGAGCGGGCGCGGAGACCTGTCTCGCCGCAGCGCAGGCCCACGCTCGATACGCATCGGGTCCCGCTCTTCGTTCCTGGATGCATTGCGTCGCGTCCGAGATCACGGCGCGAACCGGAGATCCGTCGGCAAGTCTCGGACATGTACGCCAAGCCGAAGACTCGTTGACCACCTCGGGAGCCGACCCAGAATGGCTCGACTTCTACGACTCGTCGCGCCTCGCAGGCTTCACTGGGTACAGCCTGCTAGTCGCGGGTCGACCGACAGAGGCAGCAGGACGGCTTGCCGAAGCACTGGACGAGCTGGCCGCGTCCAACACCAAGCAGCAGGCGGTGCTGCTGTTCGATCTTGCGTCCGCCCACGCACCGCAGGACGCCGAACGCGCGGCCGACTACGCCGACCGCGCGTTCACTGCCCTCGAACGTGACTGGTATGCGACTGCTGCCAACCGCGTTCCCGCCGTGTCTAGGCAGTTGGCTGGCAGTCCCTATGAAACGGTTGTGCGAGAGCGGGCTCGCGCACTCCCAGGAGCGCGACCTAGCTGA